A stretch of DNA from Oscillatoria salina IIICB1:
TAAAATAGACAGCGAAGATTCAGCGTGATAGCAATTTATCCTGGCAGCTTCGATCCGATTACTCTAGGACACCTCGACATCATCGAGCGAGGCTGTAAACTGTTCGAGCGGGTAATTGTGACAGTTTCGTGCAACCCAAACAAGCAGCCGATGTTTAGCATCAACCAGAGACTAGAGCAAATTCGTAGTTGTACTGAGCATTTATCGAATGTAAAGGTTGACAGCTTTACAGGTTTAACCGTGCAGTACGCTAGAATACATGGTGCGGGAGTTTTGCTCCGGGGTTTGCGAGTCCTTTCTGATTTTGAGAAAGAACTGCAAATGGCTCACACTAATCAAACTTTAATGTCGGAGATTGAAACAGTTTTTCTCGCCACTTCTAACGAATATAGTTTTTTAAGTAGTAGCGTAGTGAAAGAGATTGCCAGTTTTGGCGGCACAGTAGATCACCTTGTTCCTGAGAACGTTGCTCTTGATATTTACCAATGTTACGCAAAGACACATCCCGGAGCGACCCCGAAAGATCCAAACCCATCCAACCAGAACCACCGTCACAAAGCGGAGGGACAGGTTTCGACATCCAGCGAGAACTCGACAGAATCGAAGAAATAATTCTTTATAGCACCCGTATTTACTTGACTGGGCGCACATTGGTCGATGAAGAAAAATTACTCGATCAGCTAGATTATGTGCGGCTGAATTTACCAGGGGCTTTTAAAGAAGCTTTAGACATCATCGCCCAAAAAGAGGAAATTCTCCTACAAGCGGAAGAATACGCTCAAGAAATAGTTGATGCTGCCGAACAACGGGCTTTGGAAATTTTAGACGAAACGCGAATTATTCAGCAAGCAGAATTAGAAGCCAGTCGCATTCGCGAGGTTGTCCGACAAGAATGTGAGGAAATGCAACGCAAAAATTTCTCGGAAATAGAGCAAATGCGTTTGCAAGCGCGTCAGGAACTCGAACAACTGCGTCAATTGACTTTGGCTGAATGCGAGGATATTCAAGATGGTGCTGACGAATATGCGGATGCAGTGCTTCAAAACATTGAAAAGCAGCTATCAGATTTGTTGAGGGTGATTCGTAACGGACGACAGCAATTAAATAATGATACCCAAACTAGGGGGGGACAAGGGGGACAAGGGGGACAAGGAGGATAAGGGAAGAGGGGGAGGATAAACGGCTAAGTGTTAACTGTTTACTATACTTGTAGCTATATAGAACAGGATTAAAATTTATGAGTTACGATTACGATTTATTTGTGATTGGTGGCGGTTCGGGTGGAATTGCGACTGCAAGAAGGGCTACAGACTATGGTGCGAAGGTGGGATTGGCAGAATTCGATCGTTTGGGGGGAACTTGTGTGAATCGCGGTTGTATCCCGAAGAAGTTGATGGTTTATGCTTCTCATTTTCCGGAAGCTTTTCAGGATGCTGAGGGTTTTGGCTGGAGTCCGGTAGAAAGTAGCCTCGACTGGCAGAAAATGATTACTGGGGTGAATCAGGAAGTAGAACGTCTTAATGGTGTCTACGACAGAATGTTAGATAAGGCGAATGTGGATTTTATTGGCGGTTATGCAAAGTTTCTCGATCCCCATACACTAGAAATTGGCGATCGCAAAATTACCGCAGATAAGATTTTAATTGCTGTGGGAGGACATCCGGTTAAACCAGATATTCCCGGAATTGAAGAGGCGATCGTTTCTGATGCGATGTTCCATTTGGAAACTCAGCCGAAGCGAATTGCGATTATTGGTGGTGGTTATATTGGGGTGGAATTTGCTTGTATTATGCACGGTTTGGGTTCGCAAGTAACTTTAATTATCCGTCGAGATTGGATTTTAGCTGGATTTGATGACGATATTCGCTTGCAGATTCAAGAGGCGATGCAACAGCATGGGATTCGGGTGTTAACGGGAACTGAACCTAGTAAAATTGATAAGACGGCTGAAGGTTTGCAGTTGACAACGAAAGGTAAGCATGAGGAGACTTTGGTTGTCGATACGGTTTTAGCGGCGACGGGACGCAAGCCGAATTTGCAAAATATGGGTTTGGAAAATGCGGGAGTAGAAATAGATAAAGAGGCGATCGCGGTAGATAAGTACAGCCGCACCAGTCAAGAACATATTTATGCGGTGGGTGATTGTACTAACCGCATCAATTTGACTCCGGTAGCGATTCGCGAAGGTCGCGCTTTCGCCGATACTGTTTTTGGCGGTCAAGATTGTACGATGGTTTATGAGAATATTCCCACGGCAGTGTTTTCTACTCCAGAAGGGGCGACAGTAGGTTTAACCGAAGCGGAAGCGCGATCGCAGTATGGCGATGCAGTAGAAGTTTATCGCGCTCGGTTTAAGTCTACTTACTTCAGTCTCGCGGGACGTGATGAGAAAACGATGATGAAATTAATCGTTGACG
This window harbors:
- the coaD gene encoding pantetheine-phosphate adenylyltransferase; this encodes MIAIYPGSFDPITLGHLDIIERGCKLFERVIVTVSCNPNKQPMFSINQRLEQIRSCTEHLSNVKVDSFTGLTVQYARIHGAGVLLRGLRVLSDFEKELQMAHTNQTLMSEIETVFLATSNEYSFLSSSVVKEIASFGGTVDHLVPENVALDIYQCYAKTHPGATPKDPNPSNQNHRHKAEGQVSTSSENSTESKK
- a CDS encoding ATP synthase subunit B family protein, whose product is MQPEPPSQSGGTGFDIQRELDRIEEIILYSTRIYLTGRTLVDEEKLLDQLDYVRLNLPGAFKEALDIIAQKEEILLQAEEYAQEIVDAAEQRALEILDETRIIQQAELEASRIREVVRQECEEMQRKNFSEIEQMRLQARQELEQLRQLTLAECEDIQDGADEYADAVLQNIEKQLSDLLRVIRNGRQQLNNDTQTRGGQGGQGGQGG
- the gorA gene encoding glutathione-disulfide reductase, which gives rise to MSYDYDLFVIGGGSGGIATARRATDYGAKVGLAEFDRLGGTCVNRGCIPKKLMVYASHFPEAFQDAEGFGWSPVESSLDWQKMITGVNQEVERLNGVYDRMLDKANVDFIGGYAKFLDPHTLEIGDRKITADKILIAVGGHPVKPDIPGIEEAIVSDAMFHLETQPKRIAIIGGGYIGVEFACIMHGLGSQVTLIIRRDWILAGFDDDIRLQIQEAMQQHGIRVLTGTEPSKIDKTAEGLQLTTKGKHEETLVVDTVLAATGRKPNLQNMGLENAGVEIDKEAIAVDKYSRTSQEHIYAVGDCTNRINLTPVAIREGRAFADTVFGGQDCTMVYENIPTAVFSTPEGATVGLTEAEARSQYGDAVEVYRARFKSTYFSLAGRDEKTMMKLIVDGNSEIVVGAHMVGAHAAEIIQGVAIAVKMKAKKADFDATVGIHPTVAEEFVTLRNPVISEQVKRQ